Within Halorubrum lacusprofundi ATCC 49239, the genomic segment GGTACGCGACCGTGATATTTCGTCGTCAACCCTCGCAAGGGGAGGTCGCCGCCCGCCGAGAGCTCCGGGGTACAGACGATCCGGGTCGGTGCCGCGAGTTCGGTCGTGCGCTCTTGAGAGCCGGCGGCGTCTCGCGTGATCCCGCGCATCGGCTCCCACTCGTGTTCCCCGCGGCTCGCCCGGACGGTGTACTCGAAGACCGCCGTCGCCCCCGGCCGGAGCGCGGTCCCGATCCGCGCCGGGCCGTCGACGACCTCCAGTCCGGGCGGCACCCCGTCGACGAGTCGGAGGTCCGGGAGGGCAGCGTCGCCGACGTTGTGCGCCCGGACCGTGACGACCACGTCGTCGCCCGGTGCCGGGGTGTCGTCGCTCACGGTCCGCTCGACCTCGATCGTCGCCTCGGGCGCCTCGCCGATCCGGGCGTAGACGGCGTATCCCACGCCGACGGCCCCGGTCAGCACGAGCCCGGGCTGCCGGGCGACGACGCCGACCCCGACGAGCGCGAGGGCGACCCCGGCGATCCCGTCCCACCGTCCGGTCTCGGACCGTCGGAGAGGCGTGCGCTCGGTCTGATCACCCCCGCGGTTCGCGGCGTCATCGTCGGGCGAGTCGCCGTCGGCGGTTCCGGCGCTCATCGCGCCGCCTCCGCCGGATTGTCATCGTCGAGCCGCCCGATCGCGTCGATCGCGGCGCGGAGCCCGTACCCGTACCGTGACCGTCCCCGAATCCCGGCCCGAAGTCGGACCCCGATCGGGTACGACGCGTCGCTCGCGAGGAACGCGGCCGCGGTCGGGTCGTCGGTCCACGTCCCCACCTCGACGGCTCGCTCGGCCGCCGCGGTCGAGCAGTTCCGGTCCCGGGCGACCGCCGCGACCGCGACGGTGCGGACTCGCTCGCGGAGCTCGCGGCGGGAGGCGTACCCTCCGTGGGACGCGGCGGTCATTCGGCCGATCCGCTCGTCGAGGTCGGCCCCGGGCACGGTCGCGGGCGCCCGGCGCTCCGGCTCGCCGGGGTCGGCGGCCCGCCGGTCGCGGCCGCGGCGCTCGTTCGCGTATCGAACCCCCTGCACGACGGCGAGCGCGCCGATGAGGGTGACGACGACGGTGGAGGGGTCGATCGCGGCCGCGATCGAGCGGTTCACGACCGCGACGAACCCGACCGCGACCGCGGCGACGCCGACGAGCGCGAGGGGGCGCATTACGGCTTCCCTCCGGAGTGTGTCGAGTCGCCGTGGCTCTCACTATCTCCGGCCCCATGCCGCTCCTCAATCTGACGCAGCGCTGCAATCGCCCGCTGCTCACGATCGTCCGTCGCGTCCGCGCCGCCGTACCGAACTCGCTCGAACACCTCGGTGAGCGTCTCGACGGGCTCCTCGTCGACGCCGGCGTCGACCGCCGCGGCCGCGAACTCGGCGGGCGTCGAGGACGCGGGCCGGTCCACGTCGAGGACCGCCGTCATGTCGCGCCACGCCCGGTACACCTCGTTGTCGGCGTCCGACGACTCGATCCGATCGGCCGCTTGCCCGGCGGTACGCCCGACGGTGGCGAGGTCGGGCTCCGGCTCGTCGGGGTCGTTCTCGGCGGCGGCTCCGGAGCCCGGCGTCGCCTCGTCGTCGCCGCCAGCGAGGAGGAGGACTCCGACGCTCGCGACGAGGGCGGCGATCACGACGAGCGCGAACAGGAGCTCCGGCGCCGAGGCCGCCCCCTCGCCCCCGCCGGCCCCCGTACCGCCGGCGGCGCCCTCGGGAATGAGCCCCTCGTCGGAGCCGGCGATACCCAACTCGAACTCGCTTTCGTCCGACACCGACCCGCAGGTGGCCAATCCCCACCAGATCAGTCCGATCGGGAAGCCGACCGCGCCGGCGGCCGCGAGGGCGGGGAGCGCCGAGCGCGTGTCACGGTAGACGATCGCCGCGATCCCGACGAGGGACCCGAAGAGCACTAACAGCGCCGGCGGCTCGCGGAGGAACTCGTAGCACAGCGGCTGCGTCGCGAGGGCAAAATCGCCGCCGGGCGACGGGGAGAAACCGGGATCGCCCGGACCATCGCCGGCGCTCGGCGTGTCGCCCTCGACGCCGCCGAACCCGCCGCCGCCGAGACTGACGGCCGAGTCGAGCGTCGCGGCGGCGACGCCGAGCGCGACGACCGCGAGGAGGGCGAGGGCGACCGCCAGCAGGGTATCCCGCTTCACGTCCGTGGATACGCCGTCCCGGAGGAATAGCTTTCGGCGGGGGAGGGCGGTGGGGAGGAGGAGACCGAACGCTCGCTTCCCGAATTTCCCGGACTACGCCTCCGAGCCGTCGACCGCGTCGTCGAGGGGAGTAGTCGGAAACAGCGCGTCGACATCCGGCTCCGGATCGATCAGTCGATAGGCGGTCCCGTCGGGTTCGATGATACCAGCGTCGGCGAGATGATCGAGGTGTGCGAACGCCTCTCCGGGGCCGTGGAGGACGTGGATCTCCGAGAGGTCGCCGAACAGCGCGGCAGAGACCTCCCACGCGGTTGCGGGCCCCTCGTCAGCGAGCACGTCGAGCACCCGCCGAGTCCGGTGCCGGTGGTGGTCGAGGATGGTCGCGGCCCGTCGGCTCGGGTCGTCGATCCGGTCGCGGTGGCCGGGGTGGGCCGCGTCGAAGTCGCGCTCGATGATCCGCACGAGGCTCTCGGCGTATGCCGCTAACGGCCCGTCAACGCGCACGTCCGCGCCGCCGACGTTCGGGGTATACTTCGGGAGGAGTGCGTCGCCCGCGAACAGCTCTGCTGTTGCGTCTGCGCCGCCGACCGACTCGTGGTCGGGGACCTCGCGCGGGTCGAAGGCGAACCCCGTGAGCCCGGCGGTGTGGCCCGGCAGGTGCATCGCTTCGAGGGCGACGCCGCCGGCGTCGATCACGTCGCCGTCGCCGAACGTCGTCACGTCGGCGGGCCGACCGCTGAGGTCGGCACTCACCGCGTCGAAGAAGGCGGTCAGCCGCTCTCGGTCGGGCTCCGGCATCCCCCACCGATCGAACGTCTCGCGCTGGAGGTCGCGATCGAGGAACAGCGGCGCATCGCTGCCGTCGACGAGCGACGCGTCCGCCTCGTGGACGTACACGTCCGCGTCGCTTTCGGCCTGAATCTCGCCGGCCAGTCCCGCGTGGTCGGGGTGCCAGTGGGTGAGCGCGATTGCGTCCACGTCGGCGAACCCGAGCCCGTACTCGGCGAGACCGGCCTCTAACTCCCCGCGTACGTCCGGGAGCGCGACGCCGGTGTCGACGAGCGCGGTCGTCTCGCCGTCGAGCAGGTACACGTCGTTTTCGCCCTCGAAGACGGTGTTGCCGAGTTGGATCCGTTTCACACGGAAACGTCGTCGGGAGCCCTTTTGAGGGTTGCCACCGCGGAAAGCAGGGACGCGTGACGGGTCGGGTGACGGCGACTCGGTCGAGCGTGACTCAGTCGAGCACGTCGACCCCGGTGAACTCGAACCGGGCGCCGCCGCCCGCGGCGTCGGTGACGCGCACGTCCCAGCCGTGAGCCGTCGCGACGGCCTCGACGATTTCGAGGCCGAACCCGGTCCCGTCGTCGCTCGTGGTGTACCCCGTCTCGAACACCGTCTCGCGGTCGCTCTCGGGGATCCCCCGGCCGTCGTCGGCGACGTAGAAGCCCCCCTCGACGTCGCCGACCGTCACCGTGACGTCCTCGCCGGCGTGCACGACCGCGTCGCCGGGCTCTGCCCGGCTGCTCGTGGAATGGTTCGAAAACTCCGTCTCGGAGTTTTCGTCATCGCGAGAGACGGTATCGCCGTCTCTCGAACGACCGTGTTCCACGCTGTTCCGCATGAGGTTCTCGACGAGCTGTCTGAGTCGGCTCCGGTCCGCGCGGATCGCGCGGTCGGTCTCGATCCGGAGCGAGGCCGCTGCGGTCTCGACGCTCTCCCAGCACACCTCCGCGAGTTCGCGGAGGGGAACCCGCTCCGTCTCCTCGACGCCCTCGCCGTCACGGGCGAGCGTCAGGAGGTCGTCGATGAGCGCCGCCATTCGCTCGTGGGCGTTGGCGACGACCTCCAGGTGCTCGGAGTCGTACTCCTCGCGGGCGAGGTCCAGCCGCCCCTGCGCGACGTTGAGGGGGTTCCGGAGGTCGTGCGAGACGATGCTCGCGAACTCCTCGAGCCGTTCGTTCTTGCGGCGGAGCGCCTCCTCGCGCCGCTTCCGCTCGCGGACGTCTCGGATGACGCCGACGCGGTTCAGCTCCTCGCCTTCCTCGCCGGTCACCCTGTTGAAGCGCATCTCCGCTGGGAATCGCTCCCCGTCTGCCGTGAGGAACTCGTACTCGACCATGCCGACGTCGCGATCGCCCGCGGCCATCTCGTTGCGGACCTGTGTGGCCTTCTCCGCGGTTTCCTCCGTGACCCAGTCGTAGATATCCGTCCCCAGCAGCGCCTCGCGACTCACGCCCTTCATCTCGGCATACCGATCGTTGACGTACGCGATGGTTCCGTCGGGACGGACGGCGTAGACGGCGTCATCGAGCGAATCGAGAATCGTCTCGTACCGTCGTAACTCCCTGTCCCGAGGTGACCCTTCCGTCATAGCGTCTCTTGGACGCTCGTTTCAGCCGTTCAGTAATAAATGGGCCGTCGTGGTCGTCGATCGAGTGGCCGTCTCTCGGTCGCCCGCGACTCGCCCGCTCATCTCGCCGGGAAGAGCCTGATTCCCGCGCGAATTCGGTGTGTTTTCGTCGGCCCGCACCGACGATATCGTATGGAGTACCAACCGGGCGTGTGCAACATCGGACCGGCCCAACAGCGACGGCGGCTCCTCCTCGGCGTCGGGTCGCTGCTGCTCGCGGTCGTCACCGTCGCCGTGATCCTCGCGATGGGGTGGCCGCGCTGGACGCTAATCGCCTCGCTGTTCCCGCTGTACGGCGCCGCGATGGGCTACTTCCAGTACCGCGAGCGGTTCTGCGTCGGCTTCGCGGGGATCGGCGTCTTCGACGTCGGTGACGGGACCAACCGGGTGCAAGATGAGGCGGCGCTCGAAGCGGACCGCCGACGCGCGGTGCGGCTGAACACGAAATCGCTGGCCGTCGGGGCGGTCGGATCGTTGGTGATCTACGGCGTGTCACTTGTGGTTTTATAAGTTGTTAGCGGGCGTGTCGTGAGTTCCGCTACGTACTCGATCGATCGTTTATACGTGGTTGCTGGCAGATCGACGGTGACCACCTCCAAAGCCCCAGTCGCCGAGGACGGCGCACGCTCGCTGTGCTCCTCACTCGGTCGCTACCGCTCCCTCGTTGCGGTGTCGCCGGCGGCAAAGCCGCCGGCTGCCCGTGGCGCGTAGCGCCACGCTGCTTACGTCACCTGCGCCGTCCTCGGCGACTGCCCCTTTGAGTCCCACCCGCCCGCCAACCGCACAGCACCTCACTCCTCCCCAGCCTCGCCGCTCGCGCCCGAGGGGCGCTCGCGGCGTCCCTCGCACGCGCTCCTCGCGACCTGTCGGCCGCTCGGAGGCGCGCGCCACCGCACAGCACCGCAAGGCGTGTCGCCGTCGATGTCGTGTCGAACCACACGAACGTGCACATAGAAAAGCATTAGAACCGGCTCGATAACCACGTAAGTGAATGAGTCTGTCCGAGCCGGACCACGAGCTCGTCGTCGCGGAGCTCGGCCGGGAACCGACGGCGGCCGAGGTCGCGCTGTTCGAGAACCTCTGGAGCGAGCACTGCGCGTACCGCTCCTCGCGGCCTCTGCTGTCGGCGTTCGAGAGCGAGGGCGACCAAGTCGTCGTCGGCCCCGGCGACGACGCGGCGGTCCTCGCGCTGCCCGAGCCGGACGCCGCGGACACGCCCGCGGCGGAGCGCGACGCCGACGATTACGGCGATCAGTACGTCACCTTCGGCGTCGAGAGCCACAACCACCCCTCCTTCGTCGACCCGGTCGACGGCGCGGCCACCGGGGTCGGCGGCATCGTCCGCGACACGATGTCGATGGGCGCGTACCCGATCGCCCTACTCGACTCGCTGTACTTCGGCGGCTTCGACCGCGAGCGCTCGCGGTACCTCTTCGAGGGCGTCGTGGAGGGCATCTCCCACTACGGCAACTGCATCGGGGTGCCCACCGTCGGCGGCAGCGTCGCCTTCCACGACGGGTACGAGGGGAACCCCCTCGTCAACGTCGCCTGCGTCGGTCTCACGAACGAAGACCGGCTCGTGACCGCGACCGCACAGGAGCCCGGCAACACCCTGATGCTCGTCGGCAACGGCACCGGTCGCGACGGGCTCGGCGGCGCCTCCTTCGCCTCTGAGGACCTCGCCGAGGACGCCGAGACCGAGGACCGCCCCGCGGTGCAGGTGGGCGACCCCTACGCCGAAAAGCGGCTGATCGAGTGCAACGAGGCGCTGGTCGACGAGGACCTGGTCCTGTCGGCCCGCGACCTCGGCGCGGCGGGCCTCGGCGGCGCCTCCTCCGAACTCGTCGCGAAGGGCGGGCTCGGCGCCCGACTCGACCTCGACAGCGTCCACCAGCGCGAGCCGAACATGAACGCGATGGAGATCCTGCTCGCCGAGAGCCAAGAGCGGATGTGCTACGAGGTCGCGCCGGAGGACGTGGCGCGCGTCGAGGCGCTCGCCGAGCGGTTCGACCTCGGCTGCTCCGTCATCGGCGAGGTGACCGACGGGAACTACGTCTGCGAGTTCGCGGGCGCCGGGAAGGGCGAGGACGATGCGGACGACTCCGACGCGGAGTCCGAGGTCGTCGTCGACGTGGACGCCGAGTACCTCGCCGACGGCGCCCCGATGAACGACCTCGCGAGCGAGTCCCCGACCCAGCCTGACCGAGACCTCCCGGACCCCGAACCGTCCCTCGACGAGGCGGTCGAATCGGTCGTCTCGGCCCCCTCGACCGCGAGCAAGCGCTGGGTGTACCGCCAGTACGACCACGAGGTCGGTGTTCGAACCGCGATGAAACCCGGCGACGACGCCGCAATCATGGCGATCCGAGAAACAGCGTCGACCGACGCGGCCGACCTCGCCCCGGCCGATCAGGGCGTCGGTCTCGCGCTCTCGTCGGGCGCGAACCCGAACTGGACTGAGACCGACCCCTACGAGGGCGCCCGCGCCGTCGCCCTCGAAAACGCGACCAACCTCGCCGCAAAGGGCGCGGTCCCGCTGGCCGCAGTCGACTGCCTCAACGGCGGCAACCCGGAGAAGCCCGAGGTGTACGGCGGCTTCAAAGGGATCGTCGACGGGCTCGCCGACGCCTGCGCCGACCTCGACGCCCCGGTGGTCGGGGGCAACGTCTCGCTGTACAACGACAGCGTCGAGGGGCCGATCCCGCCGACGCCGACCCTCGCGCTGATCGGCACCAGAAAGGGGTACAACGCGCCGCCTGCCGCCCTCGACGCCGACAGCGCGGGCGACTCAGAACT encodes:
- a CDS encoding DUF7269 family protein, whose amino-acid sequence is MRPLALVGVAAVAVGFVAVVNRSIAAAIDPSTVVVTLIGALAVVQGVRYANERRGRDRRAADPGEPERRAPATVPGADLDERIGRMTAASHGGYASRRELRERVRTVAVAAVARDRNCSTAAAERAVEVGTWTDDPTAAAFLASDASYPIGVRLRAGIRGRSRYGYGLRAAIDAIGRLDDDNPAEAAR
- a CDS encoding DUF4129 domain-containing protein is translated as MKRDTLLAVALALLAVVALGVAAATLDSAVSLGGGGFGGVEGDTPSAGDGPGDPGFSPSPGGDFALATQPLCYEFLREPPALLVLFGSLVGIAAIVYRDTRSALPALAAAGAVGFPIGLIWWGLATCGSVSDESEFELGIAGSDEGLIPEGAAGGTGAGGGEGAASAPELLFALVVIAALVASVGVLLLAGGDDEATPGSGAAAENDPDEPEPDLATVGRTAGQAADRIESSDADNEVYRAWRDMTAVLDVDRPASSTPAEFAAAAVDAGVDEEPVETLTEVFERVRYGGADATDDREQRAIAALRQIEERHGAGDSESHGDSTHSGGKP
- a CDS encoding MBL fold metallo-hydrolase — encoded protein: MKRIQLGNTVFEGENDVYLLDGETTALVDTGVALPDVRGELEAGLAEYGLGFADVDAIALTHWHPDHAGLAGEIQAESDADVYVHEADASLVDGSDAPLFLDRDLQRETFDRWGMPEPDRERLTAFFDAVSADLSGRPADVTTFGDGDVIDAGGVALEAMHLPGHTAGLTGFAFDPREVPDHESVGGADATAELFAGDALLPKYTPNVGGADVRVDGPLAAYAESLVRIIERDFDAAHPGHRDRIDDPSRRAATILDHHRHRTRRVLDVLADEGPATAWEVSAALFGDLSEIHVLHGPGEAFAHLDHLADAGIIEPDGTAYRLIDPEPDVDALFPTTPLDDAVDGSEA
- a CDS encoding two-component system sensor histidine kinase NtrB, with translation MTEGSPRDRELRRYETILDSLDDAVYAVRPDGTIAYVNDRYAEMKGVSREALLGTDIYDWVTEETAEKATQVRNEMAAGDRDVGMVEYEFLTADGERFPAEMRFNRVTGEEGEELNRVGVIRDVRERKRREEALRRKNERLEEFASIVSHDLRNPLNVAQGRLDLAREEYDSEHLEVVANAHERMAALIDDLLTLARDGEGVEETERVPLRELAEVCWESVETAAASLRIETDRAIRADRSRLRQLVENLMRNSVEHGRSRDGDTVSRDDENSETEFSNHSTSSRAEPGDAVVHAGEDVTVTVGDVEGGFYVADDGRGIPESDRETVFETGYTTSDDGTGFGLEIVEAVATAHGWDVRVTDAAGGGARFEFTGVDVLD
- the purL gene encoding phosphoribosylformylglycinamidine synthase subunit PurL; this encodes MSLSEPDHELVVAELGREPTAAEVALFENLWSEHCAYRSSRPLLSAFESEGDQVVVGPGDDAAVLALPEPDAADTPAAERDADDYGDQYVTFGVESHNHPSFVDPVDGAATGVGGIVRDTMSMGAYPIALLDSLYFGGFDRERSRYLFEGVVEGISHYGNCIGVPTVGGSVAFHDGYEGNPLVNVACVGLTNEDRLVTATAQEPGNTLMLVGNGTGRDGLGGASFASEDLAEDAETEDRPAVQVGDPYAEKRLIECNEALVDEDLVLSARDLGAAGLGGASSELVAKGGLGARLDLDSVHQREPNMNAMEILLAESQERMCYEVAPEDVARVEALAERFDLGCSVIGEVTDGNYVCEFAGAGKGEDDADDSDAESEVVVDVDAEYLADGAPMNDLASESPTQPDRDLPDPEPSLDEAVESVVSAPSTASKRWVYRQYDHEVGVRTAMKPGDDAAIMAIRETASTDAADLAPADQGVGLALSSGANPNWTETDPYEGARAVALENATNLAAKGAVPLAAVDCLNGGNPEKPEVYGGFKGIVDGLADACADLDAPVVGGNVSLYNDSVEGPIPPTPTLALIGTRKGYNAPPAALDADSAGDSELLLIGAGGADGGALGGSEYLAQAGGTDRFPTLPDTETKSLADRVASLAAVARHESTFATHDVSDGGLAVALAELVTDAAGADVTLPDRVAVFEETPGRLVVQTTDPEAVAELAGELPVLRLGEVTTDGALSLSVGDDETAFDADTIRELRGVIDRELA